Genomic window (Flavobacterium oreochromis):
ACGTAAGGCATCAATATCTAGACCTGAATCAGTTTCATCAAGGATAGCAATTTTAGGTTCTAACATTGCCATTTGGAAGATTTCGTTGCGTTTCTTTTCACCACCTGAGAATCCTTCGTTTAAAGAACGAGAAAGAAACTTTCTATCCATTTCTAATAATTCTGATTTCTCACGGATTTTTTTTAACATTTCGTTAGCTGGCATTTCTTCTTCGCCGTTTGCTTTACGTTTTTCGTTAATAGCAGTTTTGATGAAGTTTGTTACAGAAACACCTGGAATTTCTACTGGATATTGGAATGATAAGAAAACACCTTTGTGTGCTCTTTCTTCTGGAGCCATCTCTGAAATATCTTCACCGTCAAGAACGATTTCACCTTCTGAAACTTCATAGTTTTCATTTCCAGCAATGATAGAAGATAACGTTGATTTACCCGCACCATTAGGTCCCATAATCGCGTGTACTTCTCCTGCTTTAATTTCAAGGTTGATTCCTTTTAATATTTCTTTATCCTCAACTGAGGCGTGTAAATTTTTATACTTAACATAGATATGTGTTGTTATGCTTCTCTTTAATTACTAATGCTTTTAAATATTTCACAAACCCAATTATTATTTTCCTTGTCAATTATAATTGTTTTAAAATTATATTTCTCCCCTTCTAATTTAACTCCAGTTGAATCATCTATATGTATATCAATATTAAAGATTGGTGGAAATTTTGAGCTTTGGATTTTTACATATTTATTATGTTCTTGTTGATTTATTATTTTATGTACTTTGATTCCATAAGACATAAACATAATTTTAATTCTTGATTTACTTCTATACGAAGTTGTGTAAATATTTACTTTGATATGTCTTTTTTCTAATTCTTTAAACAATTTAATACTTCCTTTTCTTATCTTTTCAATTTTAAAAACTCTCTGTAAAAAATTTTGCTTTTCTACATCAAATCTAAAAGTTGTTGGAATCAATGTGTCATCTAAATCAAAAGAAATTGTCATTCAACTATTTTTAAATTTATTAACCCACACTTCCTTCTAATGAGATTTCTAATAACTTTTGAGCCTCCACAGCAAACTCCATAGGCAACTTGTTTAATACTTCTTTACTGAAACCGTTTACAATTAATGCAATTGCTTTTTCGGTAGGAATACCACGTTGGTTACAGTAAAAAATTTGATCTTCACCAATTTTAGAAGTGGTTGCTTCATGTTCTATTTTTGCTGTTGAATTATTTGATTCAATATAAGGGAAAGTATGTGCGCCACAATTGTTTCCCATTAATAAAGAGTCACACTGAGAGAAATTACGTGCATTTTCGGCACGTGAACTAACTTGCACTAAACCTCTATAGCTATTTTGTGATTTTCCAGCAGAAATACCTTTAGAAATAATGGTTGACTTAGTGTTTTTGCCTAAGTGAATCATTTTAGTACCTGTATCTGCTTGTTGGAAATTGTTTGTAACAGCAATTGAGTAGAATTCACCAATTGAGTTATCCCCTTTTAATATGCAAGAAGGGTATTTCCAAGTTACTGCTGAACCTGTTTCGACCTGTGTCCAAGAAATTTTCGCATTTTTCTCGCATAAACCACGTTTTGTAACGAAGTTATAAACGCCTCCTTTTCCTTCTTTGTTGCCTGGATACCAGTTTTGAACTGTTGAATATTTAATTTCAGCATTATCTAAAGCAATTAATTCAACAACTGCTGCATGTAATTGGTTTTCATCACGACTTGGCGCAGTACAGCCTTCTAGGTATGATACATAACTCCCTTCGTCAGCAATTACTAAAGTTCTTTCAAACTGACCTGTACCTCCTTGGTTAATACGGAAATAGGTAGATAATTCCATAGGACAACGAACGCCTTTTGGGATATAGCAGAAACTTCCATCAGAAAATACAGCTGAATTTAAAGCTGCATAGAAATTATCTTTCTGAGGAACTACTGTTCCTATATATTTACGAACCAATTCTGGGTGTTCTTGAATGGCTTCCGAAATCGAACAGAAAATAATGCCTTTTTCAGCTAAGGTTTTTTTGAAAGTTGTTGCAACAGAAACAGAGTCCATTACAATATCAACTGCCACACCTGTTAATTGTTTTTGCTCGTCAATAGATATTCCTAATTTTTTAAATGTTTCGAGTAATTCAGGATCTACTTCGTCTAAGCTGTTGTATTTGTCTTTTTTCTTAGGTGCTGAATAATAAGATACTGCTTGAAAATCAGGTTTTTCATAATGAACGTTTGCCCATTCAGGTTCCGTCATTTCATTCCAAATGCGAAATGCTTCTAAACGCCATTCTGTCATCCATTCAGGTTCGTTTTTCTTTTTGGAAATAGCACGAACAATCTCTTCGTTTAGACCCGCGGGAAAGGTTTCAGATTCAATATCAGTATAAAAGCCGTATTCGTACTCTTTATTTTCTAACTCTATTTTTAAATCGTCTTCGGTATATTTGCTCATACTAGCCCCCTAGTCCCCAAAGGGGTAATTCCTATTAGGGGTAAATAGGATTTATTTATTTTACTTTTAGGTTCCTCTTCATGAGGGGTTAAGGAAGCTTTTAAAGAGAGAAACTCTCTCCGCAGCCACATGTTCTTTGGGCATTAGGGTTATTAAAAACAAAACCCTTACCGTTAAGGCCTCCTGAATACTCAAGTATTGTGCCTATTAGATATAAATATGATTTTTTTTCAACAGCTATTTTAATATTATTGTCTTCAAAAACCTTATCATTTTCAGAGGTTTCCTTGTCAAACTTAAGTTCATAAGATAAGCCTGAACAACCACCACTTTTTACTCCTACACGGACGAAATCTTTTGAAGCATCAAAGCCATCTTCTTTCATCATATCAATGATTTTCTTACTTGCTGATTCTGAAACTTTTATCATTTCTTATTTTGATTTTGTCTAAATTAATGGCAAAGGTACAACATAAAAATTCTTTTTCATAATCTCTAACATTTTTGTAATCAATTTTATAATAAAAAATAATTATACTGAATTATTAAAATATTTTATATTGCGTTTTTAAACAAATTAACTATTTAAAAATGGATCAAAAATTAAAACAAACTAAGAGCTATCAAATGAATTTTGATGGTAAAGGAGAAACCTTTTTTGGAATTATAATTCTTAATTGGGTATTAAGTATAATTACTTTAGGATTTTACTATCCTTGGGCTAAAGAAAAACGATTGAAATATTTGTATAGTGAAACTATTTTAGATGGAAGTCCTTTTGAGTTTCATGGAACAGGGAAAGAAATGTTTAAGGGATTTCTAGTTAGTATAGCAGTTTTTTTAGGTATTGGCATTATCGTTGGAACTTTTTATATGTTGGATTACCAAGTTATCGCTACTTTATTACTAATAGGCGTTTTGGTAGTAATTGTTCCATTTGCTATACATGGATCATACCGTTATAGAATGTCTAAAACTTCTTGGAGGGGTATTCGTTTTGGTTATAGAGGAAAACGTAATGAGTTAATTGTTAATTTTTTAAGATGGATGGGTTTAACTGTTTTGACTTTAGGGTTTTATGGAGCTTGGTTTACCATTAATTTAAGAAGATATATAATCCAAAATATCCGTTTTGGAGATATAAAAATGGATTATAAAGGAAATGGGGGAGATTATTTTGTGATAAATATTAAAGGATATATTTTAACTTTATTTACTTTAGGAATTTATGGTTTTTGGTGGCAAAAAGATATTATTGAATACTATGTCAATAATTTAAAATTGCATAAGGGAGATGATGAATTAGATTTTACTACTAATATTACAGGTGGTGGGATTTTTAAATTCACTATAGTAAATATACTGATTTTAATGTTTACTTTAGGTTTAGGTGCAGCTTGGGTTGAAATGCGTATGATGAAATTCTTATTTTCTTCTATACAATTAGAAGGAACGATTGATCTCAATACAATTAATCAAACAGAAGAAATTTATAAAGATGCTACTGGAGAGGATATTGAAGATTTATTAGATATTGATTTAGTTATATAATGATAGTAACTAAGGTACAAGCTGTATATTATGATGGGGTTTCTTCCAAGCCTCATCATATCGAACTTTTTTAGATCGTAAGAAAAATTGTTTGTATTTCGAAAATGAAGGAAAAGGTTGGTTAAATTGGTCAATTCATGAAGTGAAATTGACTTCACAATCTAATTTAGTATCCTTACATTATAATTTGGATATTTCACAAAGTATTCAGATTACAGATCAGAAATTTATAAAAGATTTTAAGCAATATTTATCAGATAATAGACAACTTGATTGGTATCAAAAAGTAGGAAAACTAAATTTAGGAGTACTACTTTCCGTTGCTATAGTCTTATTTGTTTTTATTATTATAAGTTATCTTTATGTAGTTCCTTGGTTTGGGGAAAAAGCAGCTATTTTGTTACCAGAAAGTTTTGATGATGAATTAGGAAAATCTGCTTTTCATCACTTCATATTAACTGAAAATAAAAATCAAAAAGAATCTAAATTACTACAAGAATTTTCTGATAATCTAAATCTAAATAATACTAAAAAATTACATCTTACAGTAGTCAATTCACCTATAGTAAATGCTTTTGCATTGCCAGATGGAAATGTGGTAGTTTATAAAAGAATGCTGGATAAAATAAGTACTTATGAAGAATTAGCAGCATTAATAGGACATGAAACGGCTCATATTAATAACAGGCATTCTGTAAAGTTATTGTGTAGAGATTTATCAGGTTATCTATTTTTGTCTGCAATATTGGGCGATATTAATGGAATAATGTCTATAATAGGACAACATGCGGATAGTTTATATTCACTCTCTTTTTCAAGGAATTTCGAAAAAGAATCAGATGAAGAAGGGTTTAAGCTGATGCTAGCTAACAAGATAAACCCTAGAGGAATGATTAAATTATTTGAAGCTTTAGAAGAAGAAGAACATCAGGAAGGTATAAATGTTCCAGAATTTCTAAGTTCACATCCTATAACTCAGGACCGAATAAAAACTATACAAAAGTTAATTTCGAGTAAGCAATATAATTTTAAAAAAAATAAAAAGCTTGAAAGTATTTTTAATCAATTGAAACAAGAAGACCACTCTAAATGAGTGGTTTTTTATATTTTAGCAATTCAAAAACTATCCTATCCTTTATTGAGTAGAATTATTTTAATAGAATATAAAATCTTAAAAACTATAAATTAACTATTGAATTTGCTTTTGGTAAACTTCTTGTAAGAAGTATTTGTTTTAAAAAACAATTGTATAATAATTAGAACAATTAAAAAATACGTATATGAAAATATATCCTATAGAATCTGGAAATTTTAAATTAGATGGAGGAGCCATGTTTGGGGTTGTACCTAAAACTATTTGGAATAAAACTAATCCAGCAGATGCTAGTAACTTGATAGATATAGCAGCTCGTTGTATGTTAATCGAACAAGGAAATCGCTTAATCTTAATTGATACAGGAATGGGGAATAAGCAGTCAGATAAATTCTTTGGTTATTACTCATTATGGGGAAATGATACATTAGATAAATCATTAGCTAAATATGGTTTTCATCGTCAAGATATAACAGATGTATTTATGACTCATTTACATTTTGATCATTGTGGAGGATGTGTAAACTGGAATCAAGATAAAACAGGATATGAAGTCGCTTTTAAAAATGCTATTTACTGGACTAATAAAAATCATTGGGAATGGGCAACGAATCCTAATGCTCGTGAAAAAGCTTCTTTTTGAGTGAAAATATTTTACCAATTCAAAATAGTGGCCAGCTAAAATTTATAAACAAGCCTGACTCAGATTATGGTATTTCTGAGGAATTAAACTTTGGTATTCTATATGTTGATGGACATACTGAAAAACAAATGATTCCCCATATACAATATAAGGATAAGATGATCGTTTTTATGGCAGATTTATTGGCTACAGCAGGTCATGTGCCTTTACCATATGTAATGGGATATGATACTCGTCCGTTATTAACATTATCAGAAAAAGAAAAGTTTTTGAATTTAGCTGCTGAAAAGAATTTTTATCTATGGTTAGAGCATGATGCGCATAATCCTATTATTACAGTTGAAAGAACAGAAAAAGGAGTTCGATTAAACGAAACTTTTCAATTAGAAGATGTATTAATCTAATGTTAAAACAACATTTTATATTAAATAAACTAAAGATATTTACAGCCTAAAATTATATTTATGAGAATTTTAAGAACGATAACTTTTACAGGCTCTATAGCAATGATGATAGCTAGTTGTAGCGCACCAAAAGGAATTGTAAGCATTGATCCTAAAAAAATTGATCAAATGCCTTTGAAAATGACCCCAATTAAAGAAAAAGATTTACAACGTTGGAGTCATTTAGATCTTGTTAAAGATACAATTCCAGGAATGGGAGTTGATAAAGCTTATACCCAATTATTAAAAGGTAAAAAAGCAAATAAAATTATTGTGGGAGTTATTGATTCAGGAATTGATATTGAGCATGAAGATTTAAAACCAGCCATCTGGAAAAATACAAAAGAAATTCCAGGAAATAAAAAAGATGATGATAATAATGGATATATTGATGATATACACGGATGGAATTTTTTAGGAGATGCTGATAATGAACAATTAGAATTAACCCGTATTGTAAAAAAAGGGAACGATGGTTCAGCTCAATATGAAAATGCTTTAGCTCTTCTAACTCAAAAAAATCAGAGTTAGAACCTCAAAAAAATCAAATTGATGCCATTGTAAATGCAGATAAGAATATTGCAGAATATTTAAAAAAGAAAAATTATACTCTTGCGGAAGTAAAAGCTATCAAAACAATAAATCAATCTTTACTTCAATCCCAAAATATTATTGGTCAAATATTATCTAATATGGGGGGAGATAAATCAAAATTTGATGCTGAAATAGGTGAGTATAAAGAATACGTTTATGATCAGCTAAACTATAATTTAAATACTGAGTTTGATGGACGTAAACCAGTAGGGGATAATCCATATGATATTACTCAAACACAATATGGAAACAGTAATGTAATGGGGCCTAAAAAAGAAAGTGGTAAACATGGAACGCACGTTGCCGGTATTATTGCTCAGACTAGAGGAAATGGAAAAGGAGGAGATGGAGTAGCTTCAGAATATGTCCAAATCATGGCATTACGAGCAGTTCCAAATGGAGATGAATATGACAAAGATATTGCTTTAGCTATACGTTATGCTGTAGATAATGGAGCTAAAGTAATTAATGGAAGTTTTGGAAAAGCATTCTCTCCTAATAAAGAATGGGTGTATGATGCTATTAAATATGCAGCTTCTAAAGATGTGCTTTTTGTACACGCTGCAGGTAATGATGCAGAAAATATTGATATAAAGCCTAATTTTCCTAATGATGCAGAAGGGAGTAATCCTGAATTTGCAAATAATGTAATTACAGTAGGAGCTTTAAATTATGAGTATGGATCAAAAGTAATGGCTAATTTTTCTAACTATGGAAAAGAAAATGTAGACGTTTTTGCTCCAGGAGTTAAAATCTATGCAACAGTACCCAATAATCATTACGAATATTTACAAGGTACCTCAATGGCATCACCTAATGTTGCAGGAGTAGCAGCCTTAATCAGAGCTTTTTATCCATCATTAAAAGCTGTTCAAGTAAAACAAATTTTAATGGAATCAGGTATCCCATTAACTAATACCTTTGCTTTAGCAGGTGAAAATACAGAACCTACTACTTTAGATAAAATTTCTAAATCAGGTAAAATAGTAAATGCTTATAATGCCCTAATAATGGCTGAAAAATTAGCAAAAAAGTAACTATTAGTTTAAATTGTTATATTTGGAAGGGATTTTTATCCCTTCTTTTTTATTTTATAGATATGAAAAAATACGTATTATTCTTTTTCCCTTTATTGACTTTAGCTCAAAAAAGTCCTAACCCTGGTTATTGGCAACAACATGTTGATTATAAAATGGAAATCAATATGGATGTGAAAAACTATCAATATAAAGGAAAACAAACATTAGTATATACTAATAATTCTCCTGATACTTTAAAAAGAGTATATATTCATTTGTATAATAATGCTTTTCAACCTAATAGTCCTATGGATGCCCGCTTGAAGTCAATTAAAGACCCAGATGGACGTATGGTAAATAAAGTGAAGATAGGAGACAAAGAAATAAAAGAAAGCAGAATAAGTTTATTAAAACCTAATGAAATAGGATATTTGGTAGTAAACAATATCAAACAAGACGGAATGGTAGTAGCAAGTAAACAGGCGAGTACTATTTTAGAAGTAGATTTAGCCAAGCCTTTGATGCCTAAAACCTCTACAACTTTTACAATGGATTTTGATGGACAAGTGCCTGTTCAAATTCGTAGAAATGGAAGAAATAACAAGGAAGGAATTGAATTTTCAATGGCACAATGGTATCCTAAAATGGCAGAATATGATGTAGATGGTTGGCAAGCAGATCCCTATATTGCACGTGAATTTCATGGGGTTTGGGGTAATTTTGATGTTAAAATCACAATTGATAAAGATTATGTGTTAGGAGCTAGTGGTTACCTTCAGAATGCAAATGAAGTAGGGAAAGGGTATGAAGATAAAGAAGTTAATGTGTCTTACCCTAAAAAGTCCAAAACTTTAACATGGCACTTTGTTGCGCCTCAAGTTCATGATTTCACATGGGCCGCTGATAAAGAATACCTTCATGATAAATTAGTTCGCCCTGATGGAGTTACGCTACATTTTTGTACCAAAATAAATCTGAATTTATCCAGAATTGGAAAAATTTACAAGCTAAAACTTCTCAGTTAATGGATGTATACAACAAAACGGTTGGGCAGTATCCTTATAAACAATATTCAGTTATTCAAGGAGGTGATGGAGGTATGGAATATGCTATGTGTACTTTAATTCTAGGAGAAGGAACTGAAGAAGGTTTAGTTGGAGTGACAGCTCATGAAATGGCACATTCATGGTTTCAACATATATTAGCAACAAATGAAAGTAAATATAGTTGGATGGATGAAGGTTTTACTACTTGGTTAGAAAATTACGGTTTAAATGAAATAGCAGATAAAAAAGTAGAAAACCCACATGAGGACTCTTATAAATCATATTTTTCATTAGTTAAGTCAGGAAAAGAACAACCACAGACTACTCATGCAGACCACTACGATGAAAACAGACCTTATAGTGTGCAAGCTTATAGTAAAGGTAATTTGTTTTTAACACAACTAGAATATCTTATAGGAAAAGAAAACCTATTAAAAGTTTTAAGACGTTATTATACGGATTTTAAATTTACACATCCAACGCCAACAGATATTATTCATACTGCTGAAAAAATAACAGGTGCTAATTTAGATTGGTATTTAACAGAATGGACTAAGACAACTAATACAATTGATTATGCAATTAAGCAAGTAACTGAAGAAAATCAATCAACAAAAGTTACTTTAGAACGTATTGGAAGAATCGCCATGCCTCTTGAAGTAAAAGTTTATTATCAAAATGGAATCGAAGAATTATATTACATCCCTCAAACAGCTATGCGTTGGATAAAACCAAACGAAACAGGAATTAAAAGAAATGATTTAGAAAGCTGGGATTGGGCTTATCCTACTTATGATTTTAATATACCTTCTTTGAAGCAAAATATAAAATTAATAGTAATTGATGAAAAAGGAGCAATGGCTGATGTAAAAAAAGAAAACCAGTCTTATAAACTTTAATTATAATTTCTTATTTTATCTATAAAAAAGGCTTAAATAGAAGAAATCTATTTAAGCCTTTTCTCTTTTGTCCTAAATTTACTTACCGCAACGGTAAAGTAAATCTAATGTTATGCTATTTTTTTGAAATAATCGTTTAAGTAGACTAATAATGGTTAAAAGTAGTATGAAATGAATTGTTCTTCTTTTTATTAGTAACTGTAGTTCCCTTTAGAATCATGCGGAAAGTATTAAAAATAAAAAAGACAGAATATAATCCTGTCTTTTTTGCCCCAAATCTACCATAACTTAACCTACTTATTGTAATGGTGAGTCAAAACTAGTGCAGTGATTGAATTTTTCCAAAAATAATCGTTGAAATGAATTAATAATCGTTGAAAGTCTGGGAAATAATGAATTTTCTTATCTGTTTGATTATTAGTTGTATAGGTTGCTTTACTTTTGTAAATAGTATAAACGGGATAAAAATAAAAAAGACAGAATATAATCCTGTCTTTTTTGCCCCAAATCTACCATAACTTAACCTACTTATTGTAATGGTGAGTCAAAACTAGTGTAGTGATTGAATTTTTCCAAAAATAATCGTCTAAGTGAATTAATAATCGTTGAAAGTGTAGTGAATGGTGAATTTTCTTATCTGTTTGATTGTTAATTTAATAACCTACTTTACTTTTGTAAATAATATAAAAGAAATAAAAATAAAAAAAGACAGAATGTAATCCTGTCTTCTTTGCCCTAAATCTACCATAACTTACCTACTTATTGTAATGGTGAGTCAAAACTAGTGTAGTGGTTGAATTTTTCCAAAAATAATCGGTAAAAAGGATTAATAATCGGTAAAAGTATAATAAATAATTTTTTGGTATCTATTTGTTTGTTAAGGAGATATGTTTTTAAAAAAATATAAAAAGTATTAAAATAAAAAAGACAGAATTACATTCTGTCTTTTTTGCCCCAAATCTACCATAACTTAACCTACTTATTGTAATGGTGAGTCAAAACTAGTGTAGTGGTTGAGTTTTTCCAAAAATAATCGTTAAAAAGAACTAATAATCGTTGAAAGTGTATTCAAAGGTGAATTTTCTTATCTATTTGATTATTAATTTGATAAGCTACTTTACTTTTGTAAATAACATCAAAGGTATGAAATAAAAGAGGCTCTCCCAAAAAGTCCAAAATCTTGTCATTTTGACCAAAGGGAGAAATTACATAGTACTGACTATGAAAATCCTCCTTCCGTCAGAGTAACAAACTGTGTGTTGATTTTTTACTTTTAGAACAGCCTCTTTTTGTCCTAAATTTACGATAACTTAAGCAGCTACTTATTGTAATGGTGAGTTAAAACTAGTGTAATGGTTGAGTTTTTTAAAAAGAATCATTAAAAAGATTGATAATTGTTTAAAGTGTATAAACGTAGTTTTTTTATCAGATAAATTATTAGTTTAGTATAT
Coding sequences:
- the sufB gene encoding Fe-S cluster assembly protein SufB, whose translation is MSKYTEDDLKIELENKEYEYGFYTDIESETFPAGLNEEIVRAISKKKNEPEWMTEWRLEAFRIWNEMTEPEWANVHYEKPDFQAVSYYSAPKKKDKYNSLDEVDPELLETFKKLGISIDEQKQLTGVAVDIVMDSVSVATTFKKTLAEKGIIFCSISEAIQEHPELVRKYIGTVVPQKDNFYAALNSAVFSDGSFCYIPKGVRCPMELSTYFRINQGGTGQFERTLVIADEGSYVSYLEGCTAPSRDENQLHAAVVELIALDNAEIKYSTVQNWYPGNKEGKGGVYNFVTKRGLCEKNAKISWTQVETGSAVTWKYPSCILKGDNSIGEFYSIAVTNNFQQADTGTKMIHLGKNTKSTIISKGISAGKSQNSYRGLVQVSSRAENARNFSQCDSLLMGNNCGAHTFPYIESNNSTAKIEHEATTSKIGEDQIFYCNQRGIPTEKAIALIVNGFSKEVLNKLPMEFAVEAQKLLEISLEGSVG
- a CDS encoding M48 family metallopeptidase; its protein translation is MYFENEGKGWLNWSIHEVKLTSQSNLVSLHYNLDISQSIQITDQKFIKDFKQYLSDNRQLDWYQKVGKLNLGVLLSVAIVLFVFIIISYLYVVPWFGEKAAILLPESFDDELGKSAFHHFILTENKNQKESKLLQEFSDNLNLNNTKKLHLTVVNSPIVNAFALPDGNVVVYKRMLDKISTYEELAALIGHETAHINNRHSVKLLCRDLSGYLFLSAILGDINGIMSIIGQHADSLYSLSFSRNFEKESDEEGFKLMLANKINPRGMIKLFEALEEEEHQEGINVPEFLSSHPITQDRIKTIQKLISSKQYNFKKNKKLESIFNQLKQEDHSK
- a CDS encoding HesB/IscA family protein, producing the protein MIKVSESASKKIIDMMKEDGFDASKDFVRVGVKSGGCSGLSYELKFDKETSENDKVFEDNNIKIAVEKKSYLYLIGTILEYSGGLNGKGFVFNNPNAQRTCGCGESFSL
- a CDS encoding HAD family hydrolase codes for the protein MTISFDLDDTLIPTTFRFDVEKQNFLQRVFKIEKIRKGSIKLFKELEKRHIKVNIYTTSYRSKSRIKIMFMSYGIKVHKIINQQEHNKYVKIQSSKFPPIFNIDIHIDDSTGVKLEGEKYNFKTIIIDKENNNWVCEIFKSISN
- a CDS encoding YjgN family protein, with protein sequence MDQKLKQTKSYQMNFDGKGETFFGIIILNWVLSIITLGFYYPWAKEKRLKYLYSETILDGSPFEFHGTGKEMFKGFLVSIAVFLGIGIIVGTFYMLDYQVIATLLLIGVLVVIVPFAIHGSYRYRMSKTSWRGIRFGYRGKRNELIVNFLRWMGLTVLTLGFYGAWFTINLRRYIIQNIRFGDIKMDYKGNGGDYFVINIKGYILTLFTLGIYGFWWQKDIIEYYVNNLKLHKGDDELDFTTNITGGGIFKFTIVNILILMFTLGLGAAWVEMRMMKFLFSSIQLEGTIDLNTINQTEEIYKDATGEDIEDLLDIDLVI
- the sufC gene encoding Fe-S cluster assembly ATPase SufC; this translates as MYVKYKNLHASVEDKEILKGINLEIKAGEVHAIMGPNGAGKSTLSSIIAGNENYEVSEGEIVLDGEDISEMAPEERAHKGVFLSFQYPVEIPGVSVTNFIKTAINEKRKANGEEEMPANEMLKKIREKSELLEMDRKFLSRSLNEGFSGGEKKRNEIFQMAMLEPKIAILDETDSGLDIDALRIVANGVNKLKNENNAVLVITHYQRLLDYIIPDYVHVLMDGKIVKSGTKELALELEEKGYDWIKNELV